From Pseudomonadota bacterium, a single genomic window includes:
- a CDS encoding Hsp70 family protein produces the protein MLIPGELPAGHVVAAKYRVKRPIGAGGMGAVYEAENIWTERRVALKLLRPDMADNAEVLDRFVQEGRSATMIAHPNVVEVLDMGRDADGAIYMVQEYLQGSRLDALRLKRGRLPVRDALDLIVPVMGGLVAAHQRGIVHRDVKPENIIITQSARGRLTPKLIDFGVAKLIGHLRAHQTQPGMVMGTPYYMAPEQLSASGEADHRVDIWAIAVVLYELLAGRRPVDAVGLPAIWAAVVKGTPPPLQDLAPETPPALAAAVHRALAKVPADRFSSMEAFVDGLLGCAGLEPIAAWVLERHPEALPYRRRHHRFDVHWHCELSCPQWKVALQLVSANFSAGGLFLASSNPPALGTAAEIGLTLPDGSHVRLRGRVLRIVGVDAAVSGGTAGFALRFDEEHATELAVLEQIAAAHEAPGYQALPAHGPPPPPAEVVGGPPPAPTAGAPRSSAPTAARVPQAGGARLPPSADTMPGPTKPASGAAADRGPTRPRVSAAPREPLAEAVGIDFGTSYSSVSIALGDKVYVIPDGKERTLHPSLVAYPARGQPIVGWDARQQQVAHPERTVASVKRLLGRSINDPALQGFLRGLAFPAVAGPNESVVLRVGEAELAPVQVAAEIIEFLRRTAEARTGRALRQAVLSVPLTFSEVQRQAIKRAATMAGVEVLELIGEPIAAVLAYGFGQGKQETVAVYDFGGGTFDFSVAVLHGNRHRVLASGGDPWLGGDDFDLALAQGAANRFWRESKVDLRQRAVEWQRLLFASEHAKRMLSTQEQTELVLAQAIAHPQPRDLRWSLTRKELEELCADAVAQSLEVCRRTLASIKLAPEKIDRVVITGGTARIPFVQRELSRFFGRPLAVIIDPELSVCVGAGLRAAVLTRHRVKQGAHRSTAS, from the coding sequence ATGCTGATTCCAGGCGAGCTACCGGCCGGGCATGTCGTGGCCGCGAAGTATCGCGTCAAGCGCCCGATCGGTGCTGGTGGGATGGGCGCGGTCTACGAGGCCGAGAACATCTGGACCGAGCGTCGGGTGGCGCTCAAGCTCCTGCGGCCGGACATGGCCGACAACGCGGAGGTCCTCGACCGTTTCGTGCAGGAGGGGCGCAGCGCGACGATGATCGCGCATCCGAACGTCGTGGAGGTGCTAGACATGGGTCGCGACGCCGATGGCGCGATCTACATGGTCCAGGAGTACTTGCAGGGCAGCCGCCTCGATGCGCTGCGGCTGAAGCGCGGGCGGCTGCCGGTGCGCGACGCACTCGACCTGATCGTCCCGGTGATGGGCGGCTTGGTGGCTGCGCATCAGCGGGGCATCGTCCACCGCGACGTCAAACCCGAGAACATCATCATCACCCAGAGCGCGCGCGGGCGGCTGACGCCGAAGCTGATCGACTTTGGAGTGGCCAAGTTGATCGGTCACCTGCGCGCCCACCAAACGCAGCCTGGCATGGTGATGGGTACGCCCTACTACATGGCGCCTGAGCAGCTCAGCGCCTCGGGTGAGGCCGATCACCGGGTCGATATCTGGGCGATCGCCGTCGTGCTCTACGAGCTCCTGGCGGGTCGCCGCCCCGTTGACGCCGTGGGTCTGCCAGCGATCTGGGCGGCAGTCGTCAAGGGCACACCGCCGCCCTTGCAGGACCTCGCGCCGGAGACACCGCCGGCGCTGGCGGCCGCCGTTCATCGTGCGCTGGCCAAGGTGCCGGCGGACCGCTTCTCGTCGATGGAGGCCTTTGTCGACGGCCTGTTGGGCTGTGCGGGGTTGGAGCCGATCGCGGCCTGGGTGCTCGAGCGCCACCCCGAGGCGCTGCCCTATCGGCGGCGGCATCACCGCTTCGACGTGCATTGGCACTGCGAGCTCTCGTGCCCGCAGTGGAAGGTCGCGCTGCAATTGGTCTCGGCGAATTTCAGCGCGGGGGGGCTCTTCCTCGCCAGCAGCAATCCGCCTGCCCTTGGCACGGCAGCCGAGATTGGACTGACGCTGCCGGACGGCTCGCACGTGCGCTTGCGCGGCAGGGTGCTGCGTATCGTGGGCGTGGATGCCGCAGTCAGCGGCGGTACGGCAGGGTTCGCGCTGCGCTTCGATGAAGAGCACGCCACCGAGCTGGCCGTGCTCGAGCAGATCGCCGCCGCGCACGAGGCGCCCGGCTATCAGGCGCTGCCGGCGCATGGGCCACCGCCGCCTCCCGCCGAGGTCGTTGGGGGGCCCCCTCCGGCGCCGACCGCCGGCGCGCCGAGGAGTTCCGCGCCCACCGCAGCGCGGGTTCCGCAGGCCGGCGGCGCGCGATTGCCGCCGTCGGCGGATACCATGCCGGGCCCGACGAAGCCGGCCTCCGGGGCAGCGGCCGACCGTGGCCCTACGCGGCCGCGCGTCAGTGCGGCGCCGCGCGAGCCGCTCGCCGAAGCGGTCGGGATCGACTTCGGCACCAGCTACAGCAGCGTCTCGATCGCGCTCGGGGACAAGGTCTACGTCATCCCTGATGGCAAGGAGCGCACGCTGCACCCGTCGCTGGTGGCCTATCCCGCGCGGGGCCAGCCGATCGTCGGGTGGGACGCCCGCCAGCAGCAGGTCGCGCATCCTGAGCGGACGGTAGCGTCGGTCAAGCGTCTGCTGGGTCGCAGCATCAACGATCCGGCCCTCCAAGGGTTTCTGCGCGGGTTGGCCTTTCCTGCCGTAGCGGGGCCGAACGAGAGCGTGGTGCTCAGGGTTGGCGAGGCCGAGCTCGCGCCGGTGCAGGTCGCGGCCGAGATCATCGAGTTCCTGCGCCGCACGGCCGAGGCCCGAACGGGTCGCGCCCTGCGCCAGGCGGTGCTCTCAGTGCCCTTGACCTTCAGCGAGGTGCAGCGGCAGGCGATCAAGCGCGCGGCGACGATGGCGGGCGTCGAGGTGTTGGAGCTGATCGGTGAGCCCATCGCGGCGGTGCTCGCCTATGGCTTCGGTCAGGGCAAGCAGGAGACGGTCGCCGTCTATGATTTTGGCGGCGGGACCTTCGATTTCTCGGTGGCAGTGTTGCACGGCAACCGACATCGGGTGCTGGCCAGCGGCGGCGATCCCTGGCTCGGCGGTGACGATTTCGATTTGGCGCTGGCCCAGGGGGCGGCCAACCGCTTCTGGCGCGAGAGCAAGGTGGACCTGCGTCAGCGCGCCGTGGAATGGCAGCGCCTGCTCTTCGCCAGCGAGCACGCCAAGCGCATGCTCTCGACCCAGGAGCAGACCGAGTTGGTCTTGGCCCAGGCCATCGCGCATCCGCAGCCCCGCGATCTGCGCTGGTCGCTGACGCGCAAGGAGCTAGAGGAGCTCTGCGCGGACGCCGTGGCGCAGTCGCTGGAGGTCTGCCGGCGGACGCTGGCGTCGATCAAGCTCGCGCCGGAGAAGATCGACCGCGTCGTGATCACCGGCGGTACCGCGCGCATACCCTTCGTGCAGCGTGAGCTCTCGCGCTTCTTCGGCCGCCCGCTCGCCGTGATCATCGACCCGGAGCTGTCGGTGTGTGTCGGCGCCGGCCTCCGTGCGGCGGTGCTCACGCGCCACCGAGTCAAGCAGGGCGCGCATCGTTCGACTGCGAGCTAG
- a CDS encoding error-prone DNA polymerase, protein MAGRGAALAPVATAAAYAELHCRSNYSFLDGASHPQELVERAGELGLSSLALTDRSGLYGVVRAWEAARELSARGAAAVPRLIYGSELELNGDGQPGGLAPDDALVLLAGNREGYATISRLISRGRLRATKGAFALAQDEVLAALGATRDVVVLFGGPRSRLLRRLSEGRDEEVRQTLGRWREACGDALYLELTRHRRPGEHERSLVLAAQAQALGVPVVATNDVCFHIAPRKKLHDVLSCIRRGCTLAAAGRTLLPNAERRLKSATQMQRLFADLPAALAQTVAIAERCRFTLDELCYAYPVESLAPEEDADASLARLASAGLVARLGSARAVQLRPQLERELRIIAQLGYAGYFLTMWDVVQFCGQQHILCQGRGSAANSLVCYATGITAVSPDQIDMLFERFVSLERREPPDIDLDIEHDRREEVIQYVYGKYGRERAAMVAEVIRYRHRSAVRDVGKVLGLSETALARVSRFLAHGWRGVEGEAARAAGIDPEGRSWRQLLLLSAALVDFPRHLSIHVGGFVLSREALERIVPLERARMAGRTVIAWDKDDLDALKIFKVDLLGLGMLNVIARAFRLITARHGVALELGTVPREDPAVYAMLQRADSLGVFQVESRAQMNMLPRLKPRCFYDLVIEVALVRPGPIAGGMVHPYLRRRRGEERVEYPHPKLRAILDRTLGVPIFQEQVMRIAVAVGGYSPGEADQLRRDMAAWRRHGRMEQHQQRLQAAMCAEGIAEPFARRIIQQIEGFGSYGFPESHAASFAHLVYVSAYLKCHYPAEFAVALINAQPMGFYSVASIVADAHRHGVAILGVDVEQSEWEAQVVDRPLSPSAPAGRADGLMRSASG, encoded by the coding sequence ATGGCAGGGCGGGGAGCTGCGCTAGCGCCCGTGGCCACGGCTGCCGCCTATGCGGAGCTGCACTGCCGCAGCAACTACAGCTTCCTCGATGGGGCCTCTCATCCGCAGGAGCTGGTCGAGCGCGCCGGCGAGCTGGGCCTGAGTTCGCTGGCGCTCACCGACCGCTCGGGCCTGTACGGCGTGGTTCGCGCCTGGGAAGCGGCACGAGAGCTGAGCGCTCGCGGTGCCGCTGCCGTGCCGCGGTTGATCTATGGCAGCGAGCTCGAGCTGAACGGTGATGGACAGCCCGGCGGGCTTGCTCCCGATGATGCGCTGGTGCTCTTGGCCGGCAATCGCGAGGGCTATGCGACGATCTCGCGCCTGATCAGCCGCGGGCGGCTGCGTGCGACCAAGGGCGCGTTCGCGTTGGCGCAGGACGAGGTGCTGGCAGCGCTTGGCGCGACGCGTGACGTGGTGGTGCTCTTCGGTGGCCCGCGCAGTCGCCTGCTGCGTCGCCTGTCCGAGGGACGCGACGAGGAGGTGCGACAGACCCTCGGTCGCTGGCGCGAAGCCTGTGGTGATGCGCTCTACCTCGAGCTGACGCGCCACCGCCGTCCCGGCGAGCACGAGCGCTCGCTGGTGCTCGCTGCGCAGGCGCAGGCGCTCGGGGTGCCCGTCGTGGCGACCAACGACGTCTGCTTTCACATCGCACCGCGCAAGAAGCTGCACGACGTGCTGAGCTGTATTCGGCGCGGCTGCACGCTGGCCGCGGCCGGCCGCACGCTGCTGCCCAACGCCGAGCGTCGGCTCAAGTCGGCGACGCAGATGCAACGGCTCTTCGCCGATCTTCCCGCTGCGCTGGCGCAGACGGTAGCGATCGCCGAGCGCTGTCGATTTACGCTCGACGAGCTGTGTTACGCCTACCCGGTCGAGTCGCTGGCGCCGGAGGAGGACGCGGACGCCAGCTTGGCGCGGCTGGCATCCGCGGGCCTCGTCGCGCGGCTCGGCTCGGCGCGTGCCGTGCAGCTCAGGCCGCAGCTCGAAAGGGAGCTGCGAATCATCGCGCAGCTCGGCTATGCCGGCTATTTCCTCACGATGTGGGACGTGGTGCAGTTCTGCGGCCAGCAGCACATCCTCTGTCAGGGACGCGGCTCAGCGGCGAACTCGCTCGTTTGCTATGCGACGGGCATCACCGCCGTCTCGCCCGATCAGATCGACATGCTCTTCGAGCGCTTCGTCTCGCTGGAGCGCCGCGAGCCGCCGGATATCGACCTCGACATCGAGCACGATCGTCGCGAGGAGGTCATCCAATACGTCTACGGCAAGTATGGCCGCGAGCGGGCGGCGATGGTGGCCGAGGTGATCCGCTATCGCCACCGCTCTGCCGTGCGTGATGTTGGCAAGGTGTTGGGGCTGAGCGAAACCGCGCTGGCGCGCGTCTCGCGCTTCCTCGCGCATGGCTGGCGAGGCGTGGAGGGTGAGGCCGCGCGCGCCGCGGGGATCGATCCCGAGGGCCGCAGCTGGCGTCAGCTCCTGCTGCTCTCGGCGGCGCTGGTCGACTTTCCGCGGCACCTCTCCATTCACGTCGGTGGCTTCGTGCTGTCGCGCGAAGCGCTGGAGCGCATCGTGCCGCTCGAGCGCGCACGGATGGCGGGGCGCACGGTGATCGCCTGGGACAAGGACGATCTCGACGCGCTCAAGATCTTCAAGGTCGACCTGCTCGGCCTGGGGATGCTCAACGTGATCGCCCGCGCCTTTCGGCTGATCACCGCGCGCCACGGCGTCGCCCTCGAGCTCGGCACCGTGCCGCGCGAAGATCCAGCGGTCTACGCGATGCTGCAGCGCGCCGATTCGTTGGGCGTGTTCCAGGTCGAGTCACGCGCGCAGATGAACATGCTGCCGCGGCTGAAGCCGCGCTGCTTCTACGATCTGGTGATCGAGGTCGCGCTGGTGCGGCCCGGGCCAATCGCTGGGGGCATGGTGCATCCCTACCTCCGTCGCCGTCGCGGCGAGGAGCGAGTGGAATACCCGCACCCCAAGCTGCGGGCGATTCTCGATCGCACGCTCGGCGTGCCAATCTTCCAGGAACAGGTGATGCGCATCGCCGTCGCCGTCGGCGGCTACAGCCCCGGCGAGGCCGATCAGCTGCGGCGTGACATGGCGGCCTGGCGCCGCCATGGGCGGATGGAGCAGCACCAGCAGCGACTGCAGGCGGCGATGTGCGCCGAGGGCATCGCCGAACCCTTTGCGCGGCGCATCATCCAGCAGATCGAGGGCTTCGGCAGCTACGGCTTTCCCGAGTCGCATGCGGCCTCGTTCGCGCACCTGGTCTATGTCTCGGCCTATCTCAAATGTCATTACCCGGCGGAGTTCGCCGTGGCGCTGATCAATGCCCAGCCGATGGGCTTCTACTCGGTGGCCTCGATCGTCGCCGACGCGCATCGTCACGGCGTGGCGATCTTGGGGGTCGACGTCGAGCAGAGCGAGTGGGAGGCGCAGGTCGTGGATCGGCCGCTGAGCCCTTCAGCACCGGCGGGCAGGGCCGACGGTCTGATGCGATCCGCCTCGGGTTAG
- a CDS encoding lamin tail domain-containing protein → MNATWRSALGLIGTLLGALLGGGCASDFWLLPIEDSGVTAAADLGRAQLSQAAGTVGAGASLGSPSAGGGWWSDLGGWPDVGVGEAGARGPRDGGVAPPMSPDGAAEEPRAAGDLIFTEWMQNPELTTDNDGEWVELFNPAFDRALTLRGCVLHDGGLDRHAIMAEVLVAPRGFVVLAASAAALGERQPAIDYVYSGFVLSNSADELMLSCGGQVIDTVVYGGVRRFPNAAGASVSLDPAAFDALANDEGARWCVATSVYRRGTDGQGDRGTPGMLNDRCAVPVAR, encoded by the coding sequence GTGAACGCGACTTGGCGTTCAGCCCTGGGGCTGATTGGCACCTTGCTCGGTGCGCTGCTCGGTGGTGGCTGTGCCAGCGATTTCTGGTTGCTGCCGATCGAGGACAGCGGCGTGACAGCAGCGGCGGATCTCGGTCGCGCGCAGCTATCGCAAGCGGCGGGGACGGTTGGAGCCGGGGCGTCCTTGGGCAGCCCGAGTGCTGGCGGTGGATGGTGGTCGGACCTCGGCGGTTGGCCCGATGTGGGGGTGGGTGAGGCGGGCGCTCGTGGCCCTCGTGATGGCGGAGTGGCGCCGCCGATGTCCCCCGACGGTGCCGCGGAGGAACCGCGCGCGGCGGGCGATCTGATCTTCACTGAGTGGATGCAGAATCCAGAGCTAACGACAGATAATGATGGAGAATGGGTCGAGCTGTTCAACCCGGCCTTCGATCGCGCTTTGACGCTGCGCGGGTGCGTGCTGCATGACGGCGGCCTCGACCGACACGCGATCATGGCGGAGGTGCTGGTGGCGCCGCGCGGGTTCGTGGTGTTGGCGGCCAGCGCCGCTGCCCTCGGTGAGCGCCAGCCGGCCATCGATTACGTCTACTCCGGCTTCGTGCTCAGCAACAGCGCTGACGAGTTGATGTTGAGCTGCGGCGGGCAGGTCATCGATACGGTGGTCTACGGCGGAGTCCGGCGCTTTCCCAACGCGGCGGGGGCCAGCGTTAGCCTCGATCCAGCGGCCTTCGATGCGCTGGCCAACGATGAAGGCGCGCGATGGTGTGTGGCGACGAGCGTCTATCGGCGCGGGACGGATGGGCAGGGTGATCGCGGGACGCCGGGGATGCTCAATGATCGCTGTGCGGTCCCGGTGGCGCGCTGA
- a CDS encoding sterol desaturase family protein, whose protein sequence is MTLIVMLVTVLALSGLAMHGLTRRYLSPAGQEQHLRESKSRPISEAQFQRYARINSVLSLALVFGPAWALHGVVLHSGPVSPLRVVVEGLVVLLVYDFGYYFVHRYPFHQWRLLRSVHAVHHTIKNPNARDSLYQHPLENFLGLTLFWLTFALVAVVGGKISVYSFGWTFLVYSLINVLNHAGLRFKTFPLTALNYLGMRHYKHHTSMKSKNYGSLVPFYDWIFRTEEA, encoded by the coding sequence ATGACACTGATCGTGATGTTGGTGACGGTCCTGGCGCTTTCAGGGCTGGCGATGCACGGCCTGACCCGACGCTACCTATCCCCAGCGGGCCAGGAGCAGCATCTGCGCGAGAGCAAGAGCCGGCCCATCAGCGAGGCGCAGTTCCAGCGCTACGCGCGCATCAACTCCGTCCTCTCGTTAGCTTTGGTCTTTGGCCCCGCTTGGGCGCTGCACGGCGTCGTGCTGCACAGCGGGCCGGTTTCGCCGCTGCGCGTGGTCGTCGAGGGCTTGGTCGTACTGCTCGTCTATGACTTCGGCTACTACTTCGTGCACCGCTATCCCTTCCACCAGTGGCGCCTGCTGCGCAGCGTGCACGCCGTGCACCACACGATCAAGAACCCGAACGCGAGGGATAGCCTCTATCAGCACCCGCTCGAGAACTTCCTCGGGTTGACCCTCTTCTGGCTGACCTTCGCGCTCGTCGCGGTGGTCGGCGGCAAGATCAGCGTCTACTCCTTCGGCTGGACCTTCCTCGTCTACTCGCTGATCAACGTCCTGAACCACGCCGGGCTGCGCTTCAAGACCTTCCCGCTGACGGCGCTGAATTACCTCGGCATGCGCCACTACAAGCATCACACCAGCATGAAGTCGAAGAACTACGGCTCGCTGGTGCCCTTCTACGACTGGATTTTTCGCACCGAAGAGGCGTGA
- a CDS encoding PilZ domain-containing protein produces the protein MRYTTDKRISPRLRRKLRVVFDHDPHLAAATIDLSRHGLCVASDFVAPQASEVSATLVLPDGQRIPFSGLVRWIRKVRGESTLGGTNRMGIRFAAPLGGAYADFIDQTLGLSGPAIDELASVPTMPGTAEEAPAQVTFSPAVTAAEVAELEWPVPPLGQVERMMATVQLGDLATNSEKHPAGLALGRAAQWIDEAASRCLMALLPPGLHSAGVGLSLTLTHRPPLAVGARIKVEVKVTRVTARGRTISLEARISEGARELASGQLARIVVEPEG, from the coding sequence ATGCGCTATACGACAGACAAACGGATCAGCCCCCGACTGCGACGCAAGCTGCGCGTCGTCTTCGACCACGATCCGCACCTCGCCGCGGCGACGATCGACCTCTCGCGGCATGGTCTCTGTGTCGCTTCCGACTTCGTAGCGCCGCAGGCGAGCGAGGTGAGCGCCACGCTGGTGCTGCCCGACGGGCAGCGCATCCCCTTCTCAGGTCTCGTGCGCTGGATCCGTAAGGTGCGCGGGGAGTCCACGCTCGGCGGCACGAACAGAATGGGGATCCGCTTCGCCGCACCCTTGGGCGGCGCTTATGCCGACTTCATCGACCAGACGCTCGGCCTCTCGGGTCCTGCGATCGACGAGCTGGCGTCCGTGCCGACGATGCCGGGGACCGCAGAGGAGGCGCCGGCTCAGGTGACCTTTTCGCCGGCTGTAACCGCGGCGGAGGTGGCGGAGCTCGAGTGGCCCGTTCCGCCGCTGGGACAGGTCGAGCGCATGATGGCCACGGTGCAGCTCGGAGACCTGGCGACGAACTCGGAGAAACATCCGGCAGGGCTCGCGCTCGGTCGCGCCGCGCAGTGGATCGACGAGGCCGCCTCGCGTTGCCTGATGGCGCTCTTGCCGCCCGGCCTGCACAGCGCGGGCGTGGGGCTCTCCTTGACCCTGACCCATCGTCCACCGCTCGCGGTGGGCGCCCGAATCAAGGTCGAGGTCAAGGTCACGAGGGTGACGGCGCGCGGGCGTACGATCAGCCTCGAGGCGCGCATCAGCGAGGGCGCGCGCGAGCTGGCGAGCGGGCAGCTCGCGAGGATCGTCGTCGAGCCGGAGGGCTAG
- a CDS encoding peptidase U62, with protein MLRGVMIRSLPRSTLLRSTLLLVGLLVSGLACSLRSAAPRLQRGPAGSTALRLSVTRGPTLPPAEPAAPTRALQQELARYQRRFAALPAPRPYFLAYQITDRRELELAATRGALLQRELSAQRALDVELRVGDHRLDNTHDGRPRRLAGLWVLPLDDDPALLRPTIWWATDRAYHQAQEAFARARGAQAVRAGAEDGSDDLSRESPTRHLEPVPVSKLDTEPWERRLRDYSARLARAPGLLDSRVSLQIREVTRYLANSEGTLAQTSRRFAQLRIAGLARAADGMTLALEESVLVETPEELPPETEVERLARGLTSDLAALQRAPLAEPYSGPALLEGRAAAVLFHEVFGHRVEGHRQRGDAEGQTFTKQIGRQVMPAFIDIYDDPTLRTINGVPLAGHYRVDDEGVLPQRVDLVQAGVLRGFLLSRTPIAGFPRSNGHGRREEGHPVVARQGTLVVQPRATVSRAALRALLLAEIKRQGKPYGLRLAAVSGGFTTTGRQLPQAFKVKPVLVYRVYADGREELVRGADIEGTPLTALSQILAAGDDVAIFNGYCGAESGLVPASIASPSVLLARIELARAPNGRQSAPVLPPPPATPTVTP; from the coding sequence ATGCTGCGCGGCGTGATGATCCGATCCCTGCCGCGAAGCACCCTCCTGCGAAGCACCCTCCTGCTCGTCGGCCTGTTGGTCAGCGGGCTCGCCTGCAGCCTGCGCAGCGCGGCCCCGCGCCTGCAGCGCGGCCCCGCCGGATCAACGGCGCTGCGGCTCAGCGTGACCCGCGGCCCGACCCTACCCCCTGCTGAACCGGCGGCGCCCACGCGCGCGCTACAACAAGAGCTGGCGCGTTACCAACGGCGCTTCGCCGCGCTGCCTGCGCCACGGCCCTACTTCCTCGCCTACCAGATCACCGATCGCCGCGAGCTCGAGCTTGCGGCCACGCGGGGCGCGCTGCTGCAGCGTGAGCTGAGCGCGCAGCGGGCCCTCGATGTCGAGCTGCGGGTCGGTGACCATCGCCTCGACAATACCCACGACGGGAGGCCTCGGCGATTGGCAGGGCTTTGGGTCTTGCCGCTCGACGACGACCCGGCCCTGCTGCGCCCCACGATCTGGTGGGCCACCGATCGCGCCTACCACCAGGCTCAAGAGGCCTTCGCGCGCGCGCGCGGCGCGCAGGCGGTGCGCGCGGGCGCCGAAGACGGATCGGACGATCTCTCGCGCGAGTCACCGACGCGCCACCTCGAGCCGGTTCCCGTCTCAAAGCTCGACACCGAGCCTTGGGAACGCCGGCTCCGGGACTATTCAGCGCGCCTCGCGCGAGCACCCGGACTGCTCGACAGCCGCGTCTCGTTGCAGATCCGAGAGGTGACCCGCTACCTCGCCAACAGCGAGGGCACCCTAGCGCAGACCAGCCGACGCTTCGCCCAGCTCCGCATCGCCGGCCTCGCGCGGGCCGCCGACGGCATGACACTGGCGCTCGAGGAGAGCGTGCTCGTGGAGACGCCCGAAGAGCTCCCGCCCGAGACCGAGGTCGAGCGGCTGGCGCGGGGCCTCACCTCCGACCTCGCGGCCTTGCAGCGCGCCCCGCTCGCCGAGCCCTACAGCGGTCCGGCGCTGCTCGAGGGCCGCGCCGCGGCCGTGCTCTTTCACGAGGTCTTCGGTCACCGGGTCGAGGGCCACCGCCAGCGCGGCGATGCGGAGGGGCAGACCTTCACCAAGCAGATCGGCCGGCAGGTGATGCCCGCCTTCATCGACATCTACGACGACCCGACGCTGCGCACGATCAACGGGGTGCCGCTGGCGGGGCACTACCGCGTGGATGACGAGGGCGTCTTGCCCCAACGCGTCGACCTGGTGCAGGCCGGTGTGCTGCGGGGCTTCCTGCTCTCGCGCACGCCGATCGCCGGCTTCCCGCGCTCGAACGGCCACGGCCGGCGCGAGGAAGGCCATCCCGTGGTGGCCCGCCAAGGGACCCTCGTCGTCCAACCCCGCGCCACGGTCTCGCGCGCGGCCTTGCGCGCGCTGCTGCTGGCGGAGATCAAACGCCAGGGCAAGCCCTACGGACTGCGTCTGGCCGCCGTCAGCGGGGGCTTCACAACCACTGGACGCCAGCTCCCGCAGGCCTTCAAGGTCAAGCCCGTCCTGGTCTATCGCGTCTACGCCGATGGCCGTGAGGAGCTCGTGCGCGGCGCCGACATCGAGGGCACGCCGCTCACCGCGCTGTCGCAGATCCTGGCGGCCGGCGACGATGTCGCGATCTTCAACGGATACTGCGGCGCCGAGTCGGGACTGGTACCCGCATCGATCGCCAGCCCGAGCGTGCTGCTGGCACGAATCGAGCTCGCTCGCGCTCCGAACGGACGCCAGAGCGCCCCCGTGCTGCCACCCCCGCCCGCCACCCCGACGGTGACGCCATGA
- the amrS gene encoding AmmeMemoRadiSam system radical SAM enzyme: MPNRTPYVGRWWHREGDRVACTLCPRGCRLRDGQRAFCFVRQNVGGALVLTTYGRSTGFCIDPIEKKPLNHFFPGSSVLSFGTAGCNLGCRFCQNWSISKARETAILSEEAAPETIAQAAVRLGCKSVAFTYNDPVIFAEYAIDTAWACRALGVKTVAVTAGYITAAARGAFFEPIDAANVDLKAFSRHFYRRLCFAELSPVLDTLAWLHRETPVWLEVTTLLIPGENDSEDEVARLCAWFAEALGPEVPLHLTAFHPDFALRDAPPTPPATLARARQQALSAGLKHVYTGNVRDRAGQSTRCAGCKALLIERDGYALGRYALSDAGACTACGRVLSGRFDGPPGHWDRRRQPVRLTTR, translated from the coding sequence ATGCCGAACCGGACGCCCTACGTCGGTCGTTGGTGGCACCGCGAGGGTGATCGCGTGGCTTGCACGCTTTGCCCGCGGGGCTGCCGCCTCCGGGACGGGCAGCGCGCGTTCTGCTTCGTGCGGCAAAACGTCGGCGGAGCGCTGGTGCTGACGACCTACGGGCGCAGCACCGGCTTCTGCATCGACCCGATCGAGAAGAAGCCGCTGAATCACTTCTTTCCGGGCAGCAGCGTGCTCTCGTTCGGCACGGCGGGCTGCAACCTCGGCTGCCGCTTCTGCCAGAACTGGAGCATCTCCAAGGCCCGCGAGACCGCAATCTTGAGCGAAGAAGCCGCGCCCGAGACGATCGCCCAGGCCGCCGTCCGGCTCGGCTGCAAGAGCGTTGCCTTCACCTACAACGACCCGGTGATCTTCGCGGAGTACGCGATCGACACGGCGTGGGCCTGCCGGGCCCTTGGCGTCAAGACGGTTGCGGTCACGGCGGGGTACATCACGGCAGCGGCCCGCGGTGCGTTCTTCGAGCCGATCGACGCGGCCAATGTCGACCTCAAGGCCTTCAGCCGGCACTTCTACCGCCGGCTCTGCTTCGCCGAGCTGAGTCCGGTCCTCGACACGCTGGCCTGGCTACACCGCGAGACGCCGGTCTGGCTCGAGGTGACGACGCTGCTCATTCCAGGCGAGAACGACAGCGAGGACGAGGTCGCGCGCCTCTGCGCCTGGTTCGCCGAGGCGCTCGGCCCCGAGGTGCCCTTACACCTGACCGCGTTTCATCCCGACTTCGCCCTTCGCGATGCGCCCCCGACCCCCCCGGCGACCCTGGCGCGGGCGCGGCAGCAGGCGCTCTCGGCCGGTCTCAAGCACGTCTATACCGGCAATGTGCGGGACCGCGCCGGCCAGAGCACGCGCTGTGCAGGTTGTAAGGCGCTGCTCATTGAGCGCGACGGGTATGCGCTGGGGCGCTACGCCCTCAGCGACGCGGGGGCCTGCACCGCCTGCGGGCGCGTGCTCAGCGGCCGCTTCGACGGCCCGCCCGGTCATTGGGACCGGCGGCGTCAGCCAGTGCGCCTGACAACCCGCTGA